The Xiphias gladius isolate SHS-SW01 ecotype Sanya breed wild unplaced genomic scaffold, ASM1685928v1 HiC_scaffold_1136, whole genome shotgun sequence genome includes the window TTATAATGTCTTGAAATGctactttaaatttcacatcCAACAAGATGTCTTGTAAAAGCTTTAGCCTCGAgttgctagcctcaagcagagatgaggagcaggctacagaggtctggtaaactcacctctttctatctccacatacacacatttttgttttaaaactttttgtcttcagcccAACCGACACTGAGTCAACTGACATCACTTGAGATGTCagattcacacagctccctctggagccacaaaaaggctttatacaacctatttttacatatgcagtagAGTTCCACGAGATCTGTAAACTGACTTTCAAGTGTTCCCCTTTAATGTGCCGCTGTGGAGAACTCTTGACCTGTGAGATGATGGGAAGGCTGAAGAAGCCGGAGTGACAAGATAATCACTGGATGGTGGGGTAAAGAATTAAACCCAGGGACAGTTAGGCAAACAGATATATGATCTGGACAAGTCTCTGTCACCTCCATCGATACCAATTAGACGCAGGTTATcacaaatgaacttgttttgtttgttgcacaattgtttcctttaactacacaaatatatattataggaTGTAGAATCTCTTGTCTTGGAGAGATGTTATATTTGGCCCAAACCaaatataacacatacataattatgtatgtgtagCTGCCTGTtctttctgagtcatttttacactcccTTTTCCAACACTGATAACTGCTAATGATaagaaacatgctaacatttttcagatcaaGCATTGGAACAAGGTTTACGGGGGAGAACAGGCACCCGACAAAGACACATCACTAGTAAATATCATCTGCAGTATATAAGACCAGATATTAGTCCATTTCAACCAGTATTTCTAAAGCTTACATTGTGATTGATATATGTAATATTAAGTATGATATCTTAAGTGCTTGAATGATCTGATCAACGTAGTTTTACATTTCCCCCACTGGCGATAGAGAAGCTGAGCAACTTTTAcctttgtctcctttcttttgAGTCGGCACACCAAAGAGGGAACAGACCCTTTTCAAAGactcgtcgtcgtcgtcgtcaattcttaatttaattcaCGGGGGAACATTGAGGGAAAGCCCCTCGTGACCCTCAAACATGTCGGAACAGGGTAAACGCAGCAGCAGTTAATAGGATTATTAGATgcttggttttggttttggttttggtgtacCTACACCTGTGTTTACCTTGCTATAATACGTCTGCGAAAAGTGACATGTTGTGAATCTACCACTTCCTTCTTTTggtgattcatatttttctgacaggaTTGCTAAGACCTGCATTAGCTGCCTGTTTAAAttggtaaacatttaataactaCAACTGTCAAAGCTGACGGTACTCTGTGTTCACATTGCCAGAATGGCTGATTATGGCAAATGTCAGTACGgaccatttaaataaagtttgtttaagctttttttaaaggaatgctAGAAATCCGACTTTCTAAGGACTTTCCAGTGAAACTtagtgtttccttctttcttttatttccccaGATGCACCAGGGATCCAGCTGATGACTGGCACTTTGGAGGAAGAGCTTCTTCATCTGCTACGTTGCACTGGCACTTCTGCTACAGATTCGTTGACCTTTTGtggtatgttttgattttactgatCAATACAGTGTATAGTTAGGATTCTgaactaaaagacaaaagtgcAATGTTTGTCCACATATATTATCAGAACTATACGCAGCCCCCAGGGGTCCGGAGaacattgtggaaaaaattcTAAATCTGAATTGGAAAACAGAAGCTTAAAAACAACAGACCACAACCCTCAGCTCAACAgcaggatttgttgctttctcCACCTGTTTCAAAGGTGAAATCATGACCTCATCATGACAGTCGCCCCAACAGACTAGACAGACCCATGGAGATATGCCACTTTTAGTTTTTCACTTCCACCTGGGGGGCTCTGAAGAACCGATTGTGAATAATTGGTTGATATTGTAAACTCACAtctgaatacattaaataaaagtgtttaaGTATCAGTAGTGGTGTGTACTTGATTTGTAATTAAGTTTCCAACCCCACCTTCGTTGAAAGAGTGAAAATCTTGTAGATgtatcagtttattttgtatttcttcagtATGTTTTCAGTTGAGGATATTTCACAGTAATCTTAAAACTTATATTTTCTGAGAAtttgaagaaacatttctgctgttaatCAGTACAGtcgttaaaatataaaatgttatatttcatttaaggTTTGCACTGTAATTCTACAAAAACGGAATcagtaaatgttgtatttagaTTGTACTTCTACAGGTTTTTACCAttactttacatatttaaactttaaatctaaacacaaacaccgcaagtttaaagtttgagatgattttaatttgttttatacgGCttagaaaagttttattttgtcttccaaaataataaaacacctTCAACGTGTTAACACTTCATTTAAGCTGTTTGTTCGTAATAATTCaggaaaaatctgtaaaataacagtgtttctctgcagaactTTTAGTGTGATCGCTTCATTAAAGGTTTATTGTCAGTTTTGGTGTCGCCACCATCACCTCTCCTCTagtgccaaaatgtcaaattggatatttcaaattttgggCAGAATTTCTAACTGGGTTGGACTTGACTTaggatttcagcagtgactTCATGTCTAAGACTTGAGGCTTAGCTGTGACTTGCAAAATAACTTGAACACCTGTCCCTGACTGTGTGACTTGCACAGCTTGAGATGTTTGAATTTGACTCCCCTGACAGAGAAGTCTGCTTCCAGTTCCACACGTCAGAGGCAACACACATTTACCGGTCAGAGTTGAGGAAATGTCTACTGAGCTCAGTAGTGACAGGACACTTGAGAATCACTTAagcctctttcctctcatctttgaaCACCCTGCTCTGTTCAAgcagatgttttgtctttttctgaatAACGGTTTCACAGTCGGCATTCGGCCGTTTTATCAACACACAATGTCCGTCATCCAAAATACGTGACATGACCATCACTTTTGTGTACTTACCCACATCTGAGCTATTTAAtaacaagtacagctgaaatgttttcagtgcagcacgGTTTTATTATACCACTTCATATCATAGCAGAAGTTACAGTATCTCAGGGCACTGTTcacacagagcaggtctagaccgtcttctttacaatatttacaatatttatttttttccccctcgacCGGTTGGGTAGAGAGGAAAGGGGTAGAGAAAGGGGGGtagagggggaggaaaaggggggtagagaggggagaaaggggTGGGGAGAGGGgatagagggagaaaaggggggtagaggggaggaaaaggggggtagagagggagggaaaggggggtagagaggggaaagggggtagagggggagagaaaagggggatagagagaaaggggagtggggggggaggaaaggggggtagaggggggagagaaagggggaaaaagggaagcaggggagagaaaagggagggatgGGGGGTGAAGAAGGTAGATAGGGGAGAAAGGGGGgttagagagggggagaaaaagagagaaaaggagcaggaggaaagagaccaCAGCACAATACAAGTTGACAATACAGAAGACTAATAACAAGAGTCTCAGCAGAGGGTCTCGAGGATCCAATCCATTCAGAAGATGGATTTTTTGAGGATGCGGTTTCTGGACATGCAGTAACCGTCGATCTGCTCCGACAAACGGCTACAGCATCTGTCCTTGGAGGCCAACTGCTCTCTGTAGCGCTCTCTGAGCCTGGAggcctccctcatcctctccatccGATCCTGCTTCTTGTCAGAGCTGAGGCCAGACTTCAGGCTCTTCTGCAGCCACGTCAGGAGCTTGGAGGATTTCgatgttgcttctttttcaaagaacaaaGAGGTGCAGAGCATAGAAAAACATGAAGCCCTGAATAGGTAGAAAAAATGCTATTTGAGAAGTGGATACAAATGAGATACATACTTTTAGACTTCAGGCTTGCGTTTTCAGCAGTGGGGCAGCGGGTGGAGTCGGTTGGGCGGAAGTCCTCCTGGAGAGTCTCACAGTCGGTTTTTTCCTGTCCAACCCAGTTGTTGATCAGAGTTTCTGTTCTACTCTGCTCATGACTCTTCCCCGCAGACGCCAGGCACTTAAAGGTGACCTTAAGCTCGGCCTCTTCAcgcctcctctgctgctcttcctccagATCACCGATGGTGTATCTGGGCCTTGTGAGGAGATACTTCTGTACCGCCATCACCTGGTTGCACTGAAGCCTCTCTTTCAGCAGATGTTGCATCTCCAGGGCCATTTGCTCATTggccctcttctcctcctcagctctccGTTTGGCCTCTTGCATCCTCCTCTCGTCctcagctctttctttctgcatttccagtctttcagcttctctttctctttcctcattttctcttctccgCCTCTGAAGCTCTTCCAGATCTTCTCTTTGTCTGCGCTCCATCTCCATTTCCCTCAGCTCTCTAAACATTTCCTTTCGGAGCGCtatcttcctctgctctctggtcAGATCCCTGGTGCTCTTAAGAATCTCCATTTCAGCATGGAGTTGACTTTGGTGACGTGACATCGTGTCCTCGTGCACTTGAGCAGGTTGGTCTTCTCTGACTTTGTGTCTGGATGAAACTGATCCATCAATTGTTCCATCAATTCCATGATTACATCACAGGTCAGATTCCAGAATgttcaaagcagcagaatcTGAGATATTCTGGCTTCCAGTCCCCAGAATGGgttaagctccaaaaacactggaaactacatttcccatagtaAAACTCCCCACACCTCTAGTTTGTAAAACAGAACATGTTAAAATTTTGTAGTTGCCGAGCCAAACACAACTCACCATGCGTTGTTCATGTCTACAGCTGCCTCTCCACAAGATAACGATCCATCGTGCTATTAGCTAAAAACTCTGCTGTGGCTACCACGAAGGCCAAAGACCAAACATATCAGCCATCTTGCTTTAAGGAAGCATTTGTTGAGTCAAACATGGTGAACAGTTAAgcaatctgttttgtttttatttgatagaCTTGAATTGAAGCTCTGCACCTCGCTGCACCCCATTTACATCAGTGAGAGTGACTAGATAATAAAAAACTCTGAATATAACACAATGCAGTTCAACATCTCCTCATATTATAATCCCAAAAATATCTATGAAGCTGAATGAACACATCTCCAAAACTGTTTCAACGAAAGCAAACATAATAAACTTCACCAAGGTTATAACATTGTATTAGACTGATTTAGTTTGACTCAGTGTAGCTAATAAACTGctaactgagtgtatatttttcatctaATACACAGTTTAGGCCACATCCAAACACTTTTTGCCATAAGAATATTATAGTTATTCCTTCAGATGACAATAATTAATATACTATCATAAAAATTAGTTTGTTATCCCGGGATGTCAAGACAATTAAGGATTAAAATAGTAATTGTCCACGGCTTCTCTCACCTTCTGCAAAAAGCCAATGATCCATTGTTACGTGTTGAAGAGTACATTAACTAAACTACAGAGAGTAGGGTTGTCAGATAATTACATGTTCCAGGTGTACAGTATAAAATCATTCCATGTTTCTACGACTGGGCGTCCGTTTGCCAGATAttaaaaatacgtttttttcTAGGTAGGAAACCCAACCCACAGAaatgggaaagagaaggaattggcaaaggttgatttttttttgcaaaggaTTCAGAAAATCTTGAGAGAATTATTCCTACTAGCGTATATCTAATAAACTCTCTGAGCGGCTGCTCAGCCAGTGGGTTTTAAACTCTGGGTTGTGACATGCTGAGTCAAAGATCAGCTCTCCCGATCAGGGAGACAAACCGAATCAAgaggacaaaccaaacaacacttGCTGCATCATTTATGCCGTTTCAACTCACCACAGCTAACAAGCCGCTTTTGTCGCTGGCTTTGAGCAAATGCTGTGAAAGGAAAAATTGGAAtaactgcaaatgtttcactttcagatacaaatggaaaggccacagctttaaaatctgtaagaaaaagtcaaaatagcaGCGTGTTTGTGCTCCAACCGAACCTACTCAGTCAACCTTAAACTACAGAAGTGGTTTTCCGTTTCCACAATCGCTGCAGTGGCCTGTTATCttagctgaaatttaaaaagcttttaaaaagtcttcatttGAGGCTGATGAAAACTGCTGACGCTCTGATGTTCAAACAAATTCTTGTCTTCACTGTGCTCTGCTCACATTGTTTGTGTCTCCGTGTCGTCTTCATTGAGCAGCAGTGTTAATGGTGAGTATTTCCCTTCATtgatgaatctctctctctctctctctgtttgtcagggtcgggtgtgtgtgtgctgacctcCCGGTCTAACAGGAGTAAAGATGAGCATTAGCAGTGATCAGGTCAGCTTCCTGGTCTACAGATACCTACAGGAGTCAGGTATCCTCTCAAGTCCTTATATTcatcatgtctgcatttttctgctctgctttaggACCTAACTACGACTGCATTAGAGAACCCACTGTCAAAGGGTAATTAACATACTGGTAATTCACTTTTATTAGTGGTTTGCTTTGCTGCCAACCTGCTTTCACACTCAGTGTGATTTGTAtcttaatgtgtctttttactgtgttttacttaACAATTATATTAGTCATTAAGTAaatgatgttttggtttgatgtgGAAACAGTCACACAATTCGAAATTAGGGACGGTCTAATTTAAAAGCCTTTGAGTCAATGCTCCTGCAACACAGATCTGATCTATGGAAAACTTTGCCAAAAGCGTCAGCATAAATTCTTTAGTaatgaattttttcttcttttatcagcACAATTGATTAGAAGtctacaaacaaagaaacaggaatagaaaataactgaaaagtaagaagaatcagtaaaagataaatatgagCAAGAacatgattttgatatttttattagaaaatctaAATCAATGTATTATCCTTTCTCTGATTTCcaatgttcagaaaaatactttgagttTGGTTGAACACTCAACATATATGCATAACCgtttatactgtttatacagTTTAAAGCAGTTTAAAGTAGAAATAATGACACATTATTGGATACATTTCCATTGCACCCCTCAAGTTCTATATTCTTTCCTAACTGAAAAATGTAGGACCGTATAAAGAACAAGTAAGCGCCACGCCCTGCATATATTATCAGACAAGACAGCTTATGAATTGACAGCTTTTCAAGACAGCTTCATCATTCTGTTCACGGTCCCTCACTTGTTCAAAGTCAGTGTAACTCAACTACAGCAGAAtggtctctccctctctctaatcAACTGTGGGACTAATGCAAACCTGCAAGATCAGGCAAACAAGATGGTCTTTTTCCTTGATGAGGATTCAAATTTCAGTCTTCTACGTTAATGGATGTATTAGTCTGCACAGTCCACAGCAGAGAACAGTAATCATCAGATAGAATACTATGTTTCCCTTCCACGCAATTTGAACCATTGGCTATACAGTAggtactaaacacaaagtgtgaAACTGTTGCGCTTATAATAATCTATTCCGACATTCAAAGGGTCTTggataaagatttaaaaactgCCACGATCATCCATACATGCTAGTCGCCCTCCGCACCTGATATCAGTCATTTCAACATCACTCTATGTTGAAAACTGTCAATGAAAGGCCTAATtagaggaaaaatgacaaagcttAGAGATGAAATAGAATACCAACATTACACGCCATcatatgtgtctgttttaatgtaataaGTGTATTTCAAATGTCAGCAGTGTAACCTAATGTAACCAGAGCAGTCTACATTTTTAGGAAGGAGACTGTTCTGTATTAGTATTGGTGAGTATTGGAGTCGATAAGGAGTATCAATAGTGGTATTGGTATTAATAAAATCTTAACCATACCCATCCCTAGTTGTAGAGGCTAACTAAGTAACTAACAGGTGCAGATTTCCCATGACACGGTTTGCCGTTGCAaccctttctctcactttcatGGTGACTCGACTTGGGACTTGCTGGACCTGAGCAATGACTCGACTTGTCTTACTTGAGTCTAAACACGGTTACTTGGGACTTGCTTGAGACAAGAAGGTTaagacttgagacttgcttGTCTGCTTCTTGATTGGGGAGTTCTTGTGGATGGATTGGATAATCCTAGGAAATTACCACACAGTACCTTATGAAAACAACAGT containing:
- the LOC120787148 gene encoding trichohyalin-like encodes the protein MQKERAEDERRMQEAKRRAEEEKRANEQMALEMQHLLKERLQCNQVMAVQKYLLTRPRYTIGDLEEEQQRRREEAELKVTFKCLASAGKSHEQSRTETLINNWVGQEKTDCETLQEDFRPTDSTRCPTAENASLKSKKATSKSSKLLTWLQKSLKSGLSSDKKQDRMERMREASRLRERYREQLASKDRCCSRLSEQIDGYCMSRNRILKKSIF